Proteins from a genomic interval of Pseudomonas sp. RC10:
- a CDS encoding uroporphyrinogen-III C-methyltransferase, which translates to MSETVLPKDDVEPVLVKPEPLPDSAQKEPSPRRSSNGLAVLALLLGAAGVAVGGWSVWQLRAIQAGHQEQSGQLQDLGSQTRSLQQSEQQLSARLAQLPPAQELEDRRRLVTQLQGDQQRLSQRVETVLGASRKDWRLAEAEHLLRLASLRLSALQDINSAQALVQGADEILREQDDPGAYAAREQLAKSLAALRSVDQPDRTGLFLQLAALRDQALQLNALAPEYKDKGESLLGLTDGSEDSYWAKWWDKISQYIRLDFHADKNIRPLLAGQSLTQVRLALSLTLEQAQWAALNGEQPVYAKAVAEARSVLDANFNQDNPQSKMLGERLDELAKQPVAVITPDLTQSLSSVQAYLEQRHTPVGGALEQPAEGAQPGSKP; encoded by the coding sequence GTGAGCGAAACAGTCTTGCCAAAAGATGACGTTGAACCGGTACTGGTCAAACCTGAGCCGCTGCCTGATTCCGCGCAAAAAGAACCTTCTCCCCGCCGCTCCAGCAACGGGCTGGCCGTTTTGGCACTCTTGTTGGGTGCGGCAGGCGTGGCGGTCGGTGGCTGGAGCGTGTGGCAACTGCGCGCGATCCAGGCCGGTCACCAGGAGCAATCGGGGCAATTGCAGGACCTCGGTTCGCAAACCCGCTCCCTCCAGCAAAGCGAGCAGCAATTGTCGGCACGTCTGGCGCAACTGCCGCCTGCGCAGGAGCTTGAAGACCGCCGCCGTCTTGTCACTCAATTGCAGGGCGATCAGCAGCGTTTGAGCCAGCGCGTGGAGACCGTGCTGGGCGCGAGCCGCAAGGATTGGCGTCTGGCCGAGGCTGAGCATCTGCTGCGTCTGGCAAGCCTGCGATTGTCTGCGCTGCAGGACATCAACAGTGCCCAGGCGCTGGTGCAGGGTGCTGACGAAATTCTGCGCGAACAGGATGATCCGGGCGCCTATGCCGCACGTGAGCAGTTGGCCAAGAGCCTGGCGGCCTTGCGCAGCGTCGACCAACCGGACCGCACCGGGCTGTTCCTGCAACTGGCCGCCCTGCGCGATCAAGCCCTCCAATTGAACGCGCTGGCGCCGGAATACAAAGACAAAGGCGAGTCGCTGCTGGGCCTGACCGATGGCAGCGAAGACAGCTACTGGGCGAAATGGTGGGACAAGATTTCTCAATACATCCGTCTCGACTTCCACGCCGACAAAAACATTCGTCCGCTGTTGGCGGGCCAGAGCCTGACCCAAGTACGACTGGCGTTGAGCCTGACGCTGGAGCAAGCGCAGTGGGCCGCGCTTAATGGTGAGCAGCCGGTTTACGCCAAAGCCGTTGCCGAGGCGCGTAGCGTGCTGGACGCCAACTTCAATCAGGACAACCCACAAAGCAAGATGCTGGGCGAGCGTCTGGACGAACTCGCCAAACAGCCAGTGGCTGTCATCACGCCTGACCTGACGCAGAGCCTGAGCTCCGTGCAAGCCTACTTAGAGCAGCGCCACACCCCGGTGGGCGGAGCATTGGAGCAACCTGCTGAAGGGGCGCAGCCGGGGAGCAAGCCA
- a CDS encoding uroporphyrinogen-III synthase: protein MTGWRLLLTRPAEESQALAETLAQAGVFSASLPLLDIEPLPVSEENRSIIYDLAAYCAVIVVSKPAARLGLEMVDEIWPQPPMQTWFTVGAATGQILDDYGLRVFFPEHGDDSEALLDLPQLQDAISGYDPKVLIMRGEDGRELLAERLRQRGVSVDYLPLYRRNLPQYPASVLPQRVAAERLNGLVVSSGQGFQHLRDLAGDAWPSLAQMPLFVPSPRVAELAREAGALTVVDCRGASASALLAALRAQPAPASQA from the coding sequence GTGACGGGCTGGCGCCTGCTGCTGACGCGGCCAGCCGAAGAGTCGCAGGCATTGGCCGAGACCTTGGCGCAAGCGGGCGTTTTCAGCGCCAGTCTGCCGTTGCTGGACATCGAACCATTGCCGGTCTCGGAAGAAAATCGCTCGATCATTTACGACCTTGCGGCCTACTGCGCGGTGATCGTCGTCAGTAAGCCTGCCGCGCGACTGGGGCTGGAAATGGTCGACGAAATCTGGCCGCAGCCGCCTATGCAAACGTGGTTTACCGTCGGCGCCGCTACAGGGCAGATTCTCGACGACTACGGCCTTCGCGTGTTCTTCCCCGAGCACGGCGACGACAGCGAAGCGCTGCTCGATTTGCCTCAACTTCAAGACGCCATTTCCGGTTACGACCCCAAGGTGCTGATCATGCGCGGCGAAGACGGCCGCGAATTGTTGGCCGAGCGCTTGCGCCAACGGGGTGTTAGTGTCGATTATCTGCCGCTGTACCGCCGCAACCTGCCGCAATACCCGGCGTCCGTCTTGCCACAGCGGGTGGCGGCGGAACGCTTGAACGGGCTAGTGGTCAGCAGTGGACAGGGTTTTCAACATCTGCGTGATTTGGCGGGCGATGCATGGCCGTCCCTGGCGCAGATGCCTTTATTCGTACCGAGCCCTCGGGTCGCTGAACTGGCGCGTGAAGCCGGGGCTCTGACCGTAGTGGACTGCCGTGGCGCCAGCGCTTCGGCCTTGCTGGCAGCGTTGCGGGCCCAGCCTGCACCTGCCTCTCAGGCGTAA
- the hemC gene encoding hydroxymethylbilane synthase has product MSTREIRIATRKSALALWQAEYVKARLQEAHPGLIVTLVPMVSRGDKLLDSPLSKIGGKGLFVKELETALLENEADIAVHSMKDVPMDFPQGLGLFCICEREDPRDAFVSNTFASLDELPAGSIVGTSSLRRQAQLLARRPDLKIHFLRGNVNTRLAKLDAGEYDAIILAAAGLIRLGFEDRITSAISIEHSLPAGGQGAVGIECRSVDTELHALLAPLHHTDTALRVTAERALNKHLNGGCQVPIACYAVLENDQLWLRGLVGDPAGSLLLHAEARAPHADAQALGVQVAEALLAQGAAKILKAVYGEADEA; this is encoded by the coding sequence ATGTCCACTCGCGAAATCCGCATCGCTACGCGCAAAAGCGCGCTGGCACTCTGGCAAGCCGAATACGTCAAGGCTCGTCTGCAGGAAGCTCACCCCGGTCTGATCGTAACGCTGGTGCCCATGGTGAGCCGGGGCGACAAGCTGCTGGACTCACCGCTGTCGAAAATCGGCGGCAAGGGCCTGTTCGTCAAAGAGCTGGAAACCGCGCTGCTGGAAAACGAAGCGGACATCGCCGTTCACTCGATGAAAGACGTGCCGATGGATTTTCCGCAAGGCCTGGGCCTGTTCTGTATCTGCGAGCGCGAAGACCCTCGCGACGCATTCGTCTCCAACACCTTCGCCAGCCTTGATGAGCTGCCAGCGGGCAGCATCGTCGGCACATCGAGCCTGCGTCGTCAGGCGCAATTGCTGGCGCGGCGTCCCGACCTGAAAATCCATTTTCTGCGTGGCAACGTCAACACGCGTCTGGCCAAGCTCGACGCGGGCGAATACGACGCGATCATTCTGGCAGCCGCGGGCCTGATTCGTCTGGGCTTTGAAGACCGCATCACCTCTGCAATCAGCATCGAACACAGCCTCCCGGCAGGCGGGCAGGGCGCCGTCGGCATCGAGTGCCGCAGCGTCGACACTGAACTGCACGCCCTCTTGGCCCCGCTGCACCACACCGACACCGCTTTGCGCGTCACCGCTGAGCGGGCGCTGAACAAGCACCTCAATGGTGGCTGCCAGGTGCCTATCGCCTGTTACGCCGTGCTCGAAAACGACCAGTTGTGGCTGCGTGGCCTGGTGGGCGATCCGGCCGGCAGTCTGCTGCTGCACGCCGAGGCCCGTGCACCCCACGCCGATGCCCAAGCGTTGGGCGTGCAGGTTGCTGAAGCGTTGTTGGCACAGGGCGCCGCAAAAATTCTCAAAGCAGTCTACGGCGAGGCGGACGAGGCGTGA
- a CDS encoding LytTR family DNA-binding domain-containing protein — protein sequence MNVLIVDDEPLARDRLSRLVGDLEGYRVLEPSATNGEEALTLIDSLKPDVVLLDIRMPGLDGLQVAAKLCERDTPPAVVFCTAHDEFALEAFQVSAVGYLVKPVRPENLLEALRKAERPNRVQLAAMTRPAAESGNGPRSHISARTRKGIELIPLDHVIYFIADHKYVTLRHEDGEVLLDEPLKALEDEFGDRFVRIHRNALVARDRIERLQRTPLGHFQLFLKGLNGDALIVSRRHVAGVRKMMQQL from the coding sequence ATGAATGTCCTGATCGTTGATGACGAACCCCTAGCCCGTGATCGCCTGAGCCGTCTGGTTGGCGACCTTGAGGGTTACCGGGTCCTTGAACCCAGCGCCACCAATGGCGAAGAAGCCTTGACGCTGATCGATAGTCTGAAGCCCGACGTGGTTTTACTCGACATCCGCATGCCGGGCCTGGATGGTCTGCAGGTTGCGGCCAAATTATGCGAACGCGACACACCGCCTGCCGTGGTTTTTTGCACGGCTCATGACGAGTTTGCCCTGGAGGCATTTCAGGTCAGCGCCGTGGGGTATCTCGTCAAACCGGTGCGTCCTGAAAACCTGCTTGAAGCACTGCGCAAGGCCGAGCGCCCGAACCGTGTGCAGCTGGCGGCGATGACCCGTCCGGCCGCCGAGAGCGGGAACGGCCCACGCAGCCACATCAGTGCTCGCACCCGCAAGGGTATCGAGCTGATCCCGCTGGACCACGTGATCTATTTCATCGCGGACCACAAATACGTGACCTTGCGCCATGAAGATGGTGAGGTCTTGCTCGATGAGCCGCTCAAGGCGTTGGAGGATGAGTTCGGGGATCGCTTCGTGCGCATCCACCGCAATGCGCTGGTGGCCCGCGATCGCATCGAGCGCTTGCAGCGCACGCCTTTGGGGCATTTCCAACTGTTCCTCAAAGGGCTTAATGGCGATGCCTTGATCGTCAGCCGTCGGCACGTGGCCGGTGTGCGCAAGATGATGCAGCAGTTGTAG
- a CDS encoding sensor histidine kinase, whose protein sequence is MQTERNKPGQSASPGKEFFLPELCLPQALLVLVVLAELLVLVLVLVEPMHPGFDWVRLALISLFVQWIVLLSAALLCGLRPWLARLKPGVAGAMGCLLVVAVTLACTAVTDYCQLDGALPVDSDIERYLRYSLIALIMSALMLRYFYLQSQWRKQQQAELRARIESLQARIRPHFLFNTLNSIASLVTSDPLKAEQAVLDLSDLFRASLGKPGSLTTWGEELELARRYLSIEQYRLGERLQLDWDVSAIPDDLPIPQLTLQPLLENALIYGIAPRVEGGVVRVEANYERGVFILRVSNPYDEVALRQTSSGTQQALANIGARITALFGPLASLSVERRDGRHFTCLRYPCARLTQEARAI, encoded by the coding sequence ATGCAAACCGAGCGCAACAAACCGGGCCAGAGCGCTTCTCCCGGCAAAGAGTTCTTCCTTCCGGAACTGTGCCTGCCTCAGGCGCTGCTGGTGCTGGTCGTGCTCGCCGAGCTGCTGGTGCTGGTCCTGGTGCTGGTGGAGCCGATGCATCCGGGCTTCGATTGGGTGCGGCTGGCGCTGATTTCCCTGTTCGTGCAGTGGATCGTGCTGCTGTCGGCGGCACTGCTGTGCGGTTTGCGCCCTTGGCTGGCGCGTCTCAAACCCGGCGTGGCGGGCGCGATGGGCTGCTTGCTGGTGGTGGCGGTCACGCTGGCTTGCACGGCCGTGACTGACTACTGTCAGTTGGACGGAGCCTTGCCGGTCGACAGCGACATCGAACGCTACCTTCGTTATTCATTGATTGCGCTGATCATGTCAGCGCTGATGTTGCGCTACTTTTACTTGCAGAGTCAGTGGCGCAAACAGCAACAGGCCGAATTGCGAGCCAGGATCGAGTCGTTACAGGCCCGCATCCGGCCGCACTTTCTGTTCAACACGCTCAACAGCATCGCGAGTCTGGTCACCAGCGACCCGCTCAAGGCCGAGCAGGCGGTGCTGGATTTGTCGGACCTGTTCCGCGCCAGTCTGGGCAAGCCTGGCAGCCTGACGACATGGGGGGAAGAACTGGAGTTGGCCAGACGTTATCTGTCGATTGAGCAATATCGACTTGGCGAGCGTCTACAGTTGGACTGGGACGTCAGCGCAATTCCCGACGACTTGCCGATTCCCCAGCTAACCTTGCAGCCATTACTTGAGAACGCGTTGATCTATGGCATCGCTCCCCGTGTGGAGGGTGGCGTGGTCAGGGTCGAGGCGAACTACGAACGGGGAGTATTTATATTGCGCGTCAGTAATCCCTATGACGAAGTCGCCCTCCGGCAGACTTCAAGCGGCACTCAGCAGGCCTTGGCAAACATCGGCGCTCGAATCACGGCACTTTTTGGCCCTCTCGCGAGTCTGAGCGTGGAGCGCCGTGACGGTCGTCACTTCACCTGTCTACGCTATCCTTGTGCGAGACTCACGCAGGAAGCCAGAGCAATATGA